The following proteins are co-located in the Dromiciops gliroides isolate mDroGli1 chromosome 2, mDroGli1.pri, whole genome shotgun sequence genome:
- the LOC122738337 gene encoding 60S ribosomal protein L36-like: MAIRYPMAVGLNKGHKVTKNVSKPRHCRRRGRLTKHTKFVRDMIREVCGFAPYERRAMELLKVSKDKRALKFIKKRVGTHIRAKRKREELSKVLAAMRKAAAKKD; the protein is encoded by the coding sequence ATGGCTATCCGCTACCCCATGGCCGTGGGCCTCAACAAAGGCCACAAAGTTACCAAGAACGTTTCGAAGCCGCGACACTGCCGCCGCCGTGGGCGCCTGACCAAACACACCAAGTTTGTGCGAGATATGATCCGGGAGGTGTGTGGGTTTGCCCCTTATGAGAGGCGAGCCATGGAATTGTTAAAGGTCTCCAAGGATAAGAGAGCCCTAAAGTTCATCAAAAAAAGGGTGGGGACTCACATCAgagccaagaggaagagagaggagctcagcaagGTCCTGGCTGCCATGAGGAAGGCTGCTGCCAAGAAGGACTAG